The following coding sequences lie in one Lolium perenne isolate Kyuss_39 chromosome 2, Kyuss_2.0, whole genome shotgun sequence genomic window:
- the LOC127334327 gene encoding disease resistance protein RGA2-like: protein MALAFAGKAVAVSAISAIVRKSFEYLEKYTKAEGMKSVKEKLERTLPQVQVVFDAIDMELVRDQSEALDAWLWQLRDAVEEAEDVLDEVEYYKLERKVKTRGNKASSSLYKCKWMFIQQFNTMLKVGTYKKMVDAMKKLDEVAASVERFVLLVDRFGPSSLRHICHQEIGNPRETSSFLVDETIIGRDTERDLVVEWLVKQESDDIQNHDGCNVATYAIVGIGGMGKTTLAQAIYNDQRVKKYFDHIIWVCVSNDFDVHGLTRKIAQEMTGRGTDITCLNTLQEIIRGKLNSKKFLLVFDDVWNDERRTDWEKLVAPLKFGQKGSRILLTTRMQSVVDIVERVVGARTKSLRLGGLRDNDLLALLNKHAFFGLNPNEYVNLQDIGKKIIKKLSGSPLAAKVLGGLLNNSMDSIYWNRMLKENISTIEHGNEGVMKVLRLSYHHLPPYLQACFRYCSMFREDYRFTKDELVKFWMGSGLIQLSVDEDQMPEDVGEYYLGMLTRKSFFELQSEESSDMCNRGEVSHEYYVIHDLLHELGRAVSKKECIRISSNDYGSIPKTVRHAIITVENHRLFTDFSALKKLRTLVISFGNTTKKRDQWVVLEKVLQVAKKLRVLRVQRSSLYKLPDAVGNLTHLRYLYHRGPLKEVTKYSFWRPCWLYKLYHLQMIQLNRCLLLSWKLGNLVSLRYFSGHLIGYPTFIGDVTSIQHLDFDVPPRHGFLACELENLKCLRHLYARGLENVNAREATLAKLCEKENLIMLSLTWHSGQLEADTEERVLNSLEPHINLAKLKIEGYNGMRSPSWMENPMLTNLTYISLSCCNNWQHLPPLGRLPSLKYLYLADMDAVKIIEDSFYGCDSTFAFPSLKLLSIESLPSLEEWVEVEGMIMFPRLEELFIRRCRVLRNIPALPSSLAYLEISDVGLSTLPATYHSSQTAVPQKPLRSRLKIYNCSNLVTLGQEYCFLCLEELDIQYCGNLLYLPMDRLQALPLLKSLTVLDCPKLMAPQADISLPSSIRELYIARCGFYSTCLLNTLCRLTCLTTLRLYDCAIAAAPPEDISLPSSIRKLHIISFGVYETCLLNSLCSLTSLSTLCLSNCAMTTLPSAEVFRSLRSVQHLEIVRCSELSGLDGIEELASLTELVVDGCEKLLSISSPEMFQVSDPSQTASVFPSHLGRLHKLRISNPFPLQCEPLRRANSVKDLTIHSGSRCLPEEWLMQNCNHLKHLGVLDASQLECVPSIMARLTSLETLEFKGAILIQSLPELPASLRVLQFLGCHPVLKQRCRKRRGCDWHKVAHIPYLQIVQDSRSSYSWNSNYILP from the coding sequence ATGGCCTTGGCTTTCGCTGGTAAAGCTGTGGCTGTCTCAGCTATCTCTGCGATTGTCCGCAAGTCTTTTGAATACCTGGAGAAGTATACAAAAGCAGAGGGGATGAAGTCGGTGAAGGAGAAGCTGGAGAGGACTCTCCCACAGGTGCAAGTAGTCTTTGATGCCATCGATATGGAGCTGGTGAGGGACCAAAGCGAAGCGCTTGATGCATGGCTTTGGCAGCTCAGGGATGCTGTCGAGGAGGCCGAGGATGTTCTTGATGAAGTGGAGTACTACAAGCTTGAGAGAAAGGTGAAAACTCGAGGTAATAAGGCGAGTAGTTCTCTGTACAAGTGTAAGTGGATGTTTATCCAACAGTTCAATACTATGCTTAAGGTTGGTACTTATAAGAAAATGGTAGATGCGATGAAGAAACTTGATGAGGTTGCTGCTTCTGTGGAGCGTTTCGTACTACTCGTGGATCGTTTTGGTCCATCGAGTTTGAGGCACATATGTCATCAGGAAATTGGTAATCCTCGCGAGACTAGTTCTTTCTTGGTTGATGAAACAATTATTGGCCGTGACACTGAGAGAGATCTGGTAGTTGAATGGTTGGTCAAGCAAGAAAGTGATGATATTCAAAATCACGACGGTTGCAATGTCGCCACTTACGCTATAGTTGGCATAGGAGGCATGGGCAAGACGACACTAGCACAAGCAATCTACAATGACCAAAGAGTGAAGAAATACTTTGATCATATTATATGGGTGTGTGTCTCCAATGATTTTGATGTTCATGGTCTGACAAGAAAGATTGCACAAGAAATGACTGGACGAGGTACCGATATCACTTGTCTAAATACACTTCAAGAGATTATCAGAGGGAAGCTGAACTCCAAGAAATTTCTGCTTGTATTTGATGATGTATGGAATGATGAGAGAAGAACTGACTGGGAGAAGTTAGTTGCCCCTCTGAAATTTGGCCAAAAGGGAAGCAGGATCTTATTGACAACTCGAATGCAATCTGTTGTAGACATTGTTGAAAGAGTAGTAGGAGCAAGAACTAAGTCTTTGAGATTGGGGGGTCTACGGGATAACGATCTTTTGGCACTTCTGAACAAACATGCATTTTTTGGATTAAATCCTAATGAGTATGTGAACTTGCAAGATATTGGAAAGAAAATCATTAAGAAGTTGAGTGGAAGCCCTTTAGCTGCGAAGGTATTGGGTGGGCTGTTGAACAACTCTATGGATAGTATATACTGGAACCGAATGTTAAAAGAAAATATCTCTACTATAGAGCATGGTAATGAAGGTGTCATGAAAGTTCTAAGATTAAGTTATCACCATCTTCCCCCGTATCTACAGGCTTGCTTCAGATACTGCAGCATGTTCCGCGAAGATTATAGGTTCACGAAAGATGAACTGGTTAAGTTTTGGATGGGCTCAGGACTAATCCAGCTATCTGTAGATGAAGATCAGATGCCAGAGGATGTGGGAGAATATTATTTGGGCATGCTGACAAGGAAGTCTTTCTTTGAACTGCAGTCAGAAGAGTCCAGTGATATGTGTAATCGTGGTGAGGTTTCTCATGAATACTATGTGATACATGATTTATTGCATGAGCTAGGGCGTGCCGTTTCCAAAAAAGAATGTATCAGAATTTCCAGCAATGATTATGGTAGTATTCCAAAAACAGTTCGCCATGCAATAATTACAGTGGAAAACCATAGACTGTTCACAGATTTCTCTGCACTAAAGAAACTGCGTACCCTGGTTATATCATTTGGTAACACAACAAAGAAAAGGGATCAGTGGGTTGTACTGGAAAAAGTGCTACAAGTAGCAAAAAAATTACGGGTTCTGCGAGTGCAGAGATCCTCACTTTACAAGCTGCCTGATGCAGTTGGTAATTTAACGCACCTTCGTTATTTGTATCATCGGGGACCGCTGAAGGAAGTGACAAAATATTCATTCTGGCGTCCTTGCTGGTTATACAAGTTATATCATCTCCAAATGATACAGTTGAATAGATGTTTGTTACTATCCTGGAAACTTGGAAATTTGGTTAGTCTGAGATACTTTTCTGGTCACCTAATTGGATATCCAACTTTTATTGGAGACGTAACTTCTATTCAACACTTGGATTTTGATGTCCCACCTCGCCATGGTTTCCTGGCATGTGAGCTTGAGAACCTAAAATGTCTCCGTCATTTATATGCCCGTGGGCTTGAAAATGTCAATGCACGGGAAGCTACTTTGGCCAAGCTGTGTGAAAAGGAAAATCTCATTATGTTGTCACTCACTTGGCATAGTGGCCAACTTGAAGCAGATACAGAGGAACGAGTACTCAATAGCCTTGAACCTCACATAAATCTTGCCAAGCTGAAGATTGAAGGATATAATGGTATGAGATCTCCGAGTTGGatggaaaatcccatgctcaccaactTGACATACATTTCACTCTCATGCTGTAACAACTGGCAACACCTTCCACCTCTAGGCAGGCTACCTTCACTCAAGTATCTCTACCTAGCAGATATGGATGCAGTGAAAATAATAGAAGATTCATTTTATGGCTGTGACAGTACTTTTGCCTTCCCATCTCTCAAGTTGCTCTCAATTGAAAGTCTTCCATCGCTAGAGGAGTGGGTTGAAGTGGAGGGTATGATTATGTTTCCGCGGCTCGAGGAACTATTCATTAGAAGATGCAGGGTATTGAGAAATATTCCAGCATTACCATCTAGTCTTGCCTATCTTGAAATAAGTGACGTTGGTTTGTCTACTCTTCCTGCAACTTATCATTCTAGTCAAACAGCAGTACCCCAAAAGCCATTACGATCCCGGCTGAAGATCTATAATTGTTCAAACCTAGTCACACTAGGCCAAGAGTACTGTTTTCTCTGTCTTGAGGAATTAGACATTCAGTATTGTGGAAATCTGTTGTATCTGCCAATGGATCGGTTGCAGGCACTCCCACTTCTCAAAAGTTTGACAGTGCTGGATTGCCCAAAGCTGATGGCACCGCAGGCAGATATCAGTTTGCCATCGTCTATCAGAGAGCTTTATATTGCTCGATGTGGTTTTTACAGCACTTGTCTACTAAACACCCTGTGCAGACTCACTTGCCTTACTACTCTGCGTTTATATGATTGTGCGATAGCAGCTGCCCCACCTGAAGATATCAGTTTGCCATCGTCAATACGGAAGCTTCATATTATTTCATTTGGTGTTTATGAGACCTGTCTTCTCAATTCCCTGTGTAGTCTCACTTCCCTAAGTACTCTTTGTTTAAGTAATTGTGCGATGACAACCCTTCCATCTGCAGAAGTTTTTAGGAGTCTCAGATCTGTGCAGCATTTGGAAATTGTGCGCTGCAGCGAGCTTTCTGGGTTAGATGGAATAGAAGAACTCGCATCCCTCACGGAGTTAGTTGTCGATGGATGCGAGAAGCTTCTTAGCATATCGTCTCCAGAAATGTTTCAAGTTTCTGATCCTAGTCAAACTGCTAGTGTCTTTCCTTCACACCTTGGAAGACTTCACAAGCTGAGAATCAGCAATCCATTTCCCTTGCAATGTGAGCCGTTGAGAAGAGCCAACTCAGTTAAAGACTTGACTATTCATAGCGGCTCTAGATGTTTACCTGAGGAGTGGTTGATGCAAAACTGTAACCATCTTAAACACCTGGGAGTGCTTGATGCTTCTCAACTGGAGTGTGTACCTTCAATCATGGCAAGGCTCACCTCCCTCGAAACACTGGAATTTAAAGGAGCTATACTGATCCAGTCACTTCCAGAGCTGCCTGCCTCCTTACGAGTTTTACAATTCCTCGGTTGTCACCCTGTACTGAAGCAACGATGCAGAAAGAGAAGAGGTTGTGACTGGCATAAGGTTGCTCACATCCCTTATCTGCAGATTGTACAGGATTCTCGATCATCATATTCCTGGAATTCCAACTATATTCTGCCTTGA